A stretch of Bordetella petrii DNA encodes these proteins:
- a CDS encoding Bug family tripartite tricarboxylate transporter substrate binding protein, whose amino-acid sequence MNSISIRTLATTLAAAGLLGLAPQGAAAQAADTYPDKPIHLVVPFPPGGAVDILGRLIGQHLGEQLNQSVVVENRAGANGTIAYEYTAKSAPDGYTILIGSNGLATNTALYPSRTFSELDSLAPIAKLGSSPLIMMVPSGSAYQSLKDVTDAAKAAPGKVTYASAGSGSSAHLGSEMLKSVTGTDMLHIPYKGGAPAIIDLTAGRVSFMLLDPLQALPQVESGRLRAIMVASPERLALIPSVPSATDAGYPKLEASVWWGFVAPKDTPRPIIDKLNKQINAALAKPDVQKKLASMGVTVASGSADDFGAFLHGQAATWGKLIKSAHISNE is encoded by the coding sequence ATGAACAGCATATCCATCCGCACACTGGCAACAACGCTGGCGGCTGCCGGCCTGCTCGGCCTCGCGCCGCAAGGGGCCGCCGCCCAGGCGGCGGACACCTATCCCGACAAGCCGATCCATCTTGTGGTGCCCTTTCCGCCGGGCGGCGCGGTCGACATCCTGGGCCGATTGATCGGCCAGCACCTGGGCGAACAGCTGAACCAATCGGTAGTCGTGGAAAACCGCGCGGGCGCCAACGGCACCATCGCCTACGAGTACACCGCCAAATCCGCGCCCGACGGCTACACCATCCTGATCGGCAGCAACGGGCTGGCGACCAATACGGCGCTGTATCCCAGCCGGACCTTCTCGGAACTGGACTCGCTGGCCCCGATTGCCAAGCTGGGCTCGTCGCCGCTGATCATGATGGTGCCGTCCGGGTCCGCCTATCAATCGCTGAAAGACGTGACGGATGCCGCCAAGGCGGCCCCGGGCAAAGTCACCTATGCCTCGGCCGGCAGCGGCAGCTCTGCCCACCTGGGCTCGGAAATGCTGAAATCGGTTACCGGCACCGACATGCTGCACATTCCGTACAAGGGCGGCGCGCCGGCCATCATCGACCTGACCGCCGGGCGCGTGTCGTTCATGCTGCTGGATCCGCTGCAGGCCCTGCCCCAGGTCGAATCGGGGCGGCTGCGCGCCATCATGGTGGCCAGCCCCGAACGGCTGGCGCTGATCCCGTCGGTGCCGTCGGCCACCGATGCCGGCTATCCCAAGCTGGAAGCCTCGGTGTGGTGGGGCTTCGTGGCGCCCAAGGACACGCCCCGCCCCATCATCGACAAGCTCAACAAGCAGATCAATGCGGCGCTGGCCAAGCCGGACGTGCAGAAAAAGCTCGCGTCCATGGGCGTCACGGTAGCGTCAGGTTCGGCGGATGACTTCGGCGCTTTCCTGCACGGCCAGGCCGCCACCTGGGGCAAGCTGATCAAGTCGGCTCATATTTCGAACGAGTAG
- a CDS encoding AraC family transcriptional regulator yields the protein MASAVPLSSKLDLIACDGYALAASRQPGYVFDWHVHDCAMLLWPRTGALDSAWQTAGGRRRGRLARGQALLLPAQVPHSTRSTGAAQQHGELYLAANLLRECPVGGPLQLDGAAQAMLDALWMPALAAAARASLVRALIGQLAASRALALEEDPLADLAGRWFDSLRLALEDSRPLPAITQSAARLGVSVRTLQRACLQEYGLTPLDLRRTLLAQAARARLAGGESLASVSAALGFANSGHLGRLLRAVPARRAPTRSKYEPT from the coding sequence ATGGCCAGCGCCGTTCCTCTTTCTTCGAAGCTCGATCTGATCGCATGCGATGGCTATGCACTGGCGGCAAGCCGCCAGCCCGGCTATGTATTCGACTGGCACGTGCATGACTGCGCCATGCTGCTGTGGCCGCGCACGGGGGCGCTGGACAGCGCCTGGCAGACGGCCGGTGGGCGCCGGCGCGGGCGGCTGGCGCGCGGGCAGGCCCTGCTGCTGCCCGCGCAGGTTCCGCACAGCACGCGGTCGACCGGCGCCGCCCAGCAGCATGGCGAACTGTACCTGGCCGCCAATCTGCTGCGTGAATGCCCGGTCGGCGGGCCGCTGCAGCTGGATGGCGCGGCGCAGGCCATGCTGGATGCCTTGTGGATGCCGGCCCTGGCGGCCGCCGCCCGGGCCAGCCTGGTGCGCGCCCTGATCGGGCAACTGGCCGCGAGCCGGGCGCTGGCGCTCGAAGAAGATCCCCTGGCCGATCTTGCCGGCCGGTGGTTCGACAGCCTGCGGCTGGCGCTGGAAGACAGCCGGCCGCTGCCGGCGATCACGCAGTCCGCCGCGCGCCTGGGCGTTTCGGTTCGGACCCTGCAGCGCGCCTGCCTGCAAGAGTACGGGCTGACGCCGCTGGACTTGCGGCGCACCCTGCTGGCGCAAGCCGCCCGGGCGCGGCTGGCGGGCGGCGAATCGCTGGCGTCGGTCAGCGCCGCGCTGGGCTTTGCCAACAGCGGGCATCTGGGGCGCCTGCTGCGCGCGGTGCCCGCGCGTCGCGCGCCTACTCGTTCGAAATATGAGCCGACTTGA
- a CDS encoding tripartite tricarboxylate transporter substrate-binding protein: MPNSFRLLALALAAAPLLAQAQAPWPDRPVTVIVPFPAGGGTDLVVRTLQPALARELGQTVIIENRGGAGGTVGSGQAARARPDGYTALAVTTSTHAVSPSLYQHLPYDPLHDFDYVGFIGTSPYVLAVHPSIGARSVAGLIQALKQRGQANFASVGVGTVSHLLGEMFRTKQGLSLTHIPYRGAAPAYTDLIGGQVDLMFDNPVGLASYVLGGKLDAVGTTAATDILPGVATFAEQGFPGYTQQLWYGLAFPGHTPPQIVTRMNQALNAALNDPAIAADLAAKGVRAQPGPSGALAQAVKHDVPFWGGIAKSVGARID, from the coding sequence ATGCCCAACTCATTCCGCCTGCTTGCCCTGGCGCTGGCCGCCGCGCCGTTGCTGGCCCAGGCACAAGCGCCCTGGCCGGACCGGCCGGTTACCGTGATCGTGCCGTTTCCGGCCGGCGGCGGCACCGACCTGGTAGTACGCACCCTGCAGCCCGCCCTGGCGCGTGAACTGGGTCAGACCGTCATCATCGAAAACCGCGGCGGCGCGGGCGGCACGGTAGGCTCCGGACAGGCCGCCCGCGCCCGGCCCGATGGCTATACCGCGCTGGCCGTCACCACCAGCACGCACGCCGTCAGCCCCAGCCTGTACCAGCACCTGCCTTACGACCCGTTGCATGATTTCGACTATGTGGGCTTCATCGGGACTTCGCCCTATGTGCTCGCGGTCCATCCATCGATAGGCGCGCGCAGCGTCGCCGGCCTGATCCAGGCGCTCAAGCAGCGTGGCCAGGCCAATTTCGCATCGGTGGGCGTGGGCACCGTATCGCACCTGCTGGGCGAGATGTTCCGCACCAAGCAGGGCCTGAGTCTCACCCATATCCCCTATCGGGGTGCGGCTCCCGCCTACACCGACCTGATCGGCGGACAGGTCGACCTGATGTTTGACAACCCGGTGGGCCTTGCGTCGTACGTGCTTGGCGGCAAGCTGGACGCTGTGGGCACCACCGCTGCCACGGACATTCTGCCCGGCGTGGCCACCTTTGCCGAGCAGGGTTTCCCGGGCTATACACAGCAGCTCTGGTATGGCCTGGCGTTTCCGGGGCATACTCCCCCGCAGATTGTCACCCGCATGAACCAGGCCCTGAACGCGGCGCTGAACGATCCGGCCATCGCCGCCGATCTTGCCGCCAAAGGTGTCCGCGCGCAGCCCGGCCCCTCCGGCGCGCTCGCGCAAGCGGTAAAGCACGACGTGCCGTTCTGGGGCGGAATCGCCAAATCGGTGGGAGCCCGCATTGACTGA
- a CDS encoding PhzF family phenazine biosynthesis protein translates to MTDIHVPAARRPPRPPAPGQAILIRVFVDPAAGARGGNPVPLVLDARGMASQAMQALAADYGHESAFILPPADPASGHDWRFRFFVPGHEMEMCGHATVGTLWALRQWGCWRRAAARIETASGSVDGIWDEAGQRAWISQPPAQLAPLPAAALADIARVLRIDPATPGLQAVNACTSRVKTLVRLPGAAALDSLAPDFSAVPALCDALESTGLYPYALAEGHACARQFPKSSGYPEDAATGIAAAALWGYLHQTGRIDPRQPCTIRQGIAMGSPSAIELRARDDAPGCWLSGAVQWQD, encoded by the coding sequence TTGACTGATATCCATGTCCCCGCCGCTCGCCGCCCGCCGCGCCCGCCTGCGCCCGGGCAGGCCATCCTGATCCGGGTATTCGTGGACCCGGCCGCCGGCGCGCGCGGCGGCAACCCCGTGCCGCTGGTGCTCGACGCGCGCGGCATGGCGAGCCAGGCCATGCAGGCGCTGGCCGCCGATTACGGCCACGAGTCCGCGTTCATCCTGCCGCCGGCCGATCCGGCCAGCGGCCACGATTGGCGATTCCGCTTTTTCGTGCCCGGCCACGAAATGGAGATGTGCGGGCACGCCACCGTCGGCACTCTGTGGGCGCTGCGCCAGTGGGGCTGCTGGCGGCGTGCGGCGGCCCGCATCGAAACGGCCAGCGGCAGTGTCGACGGGATCTGGGACGAAGCCGGCCAGCGTGCCTGGATTTCGCAGCCCCCCGCGCAGCTTGCTCCGCTGCCCGCGGCGGCGCTGGCGGACATCGCGCGGGTACTGCGCATCGACCCGGCCACGCCGGGTCTGCAAGCCGTCAACGCCTGCACCAGCCGTGTGAAAACGCTGGTGCGCCTGCCCGGCGCCGCCGCGCTGGACAGCCTGGCGCCTGACTTCAGCGCGGTGCCGGCGCTGTGCGACGCGCTGGAATCCACCGGCCTTTACCCTTATGCACTGGCGGAGGGCCACGCCTGCGCCCGGCAGTTCCCGAAATCGTCGGGCTACCCCGAAGACGCGGCCACCGGCATTGCGGCCGCAGCGCTGTGGGGCTACCTGCATCAAACCGGCCGGATCGACCCCCGCCAGCCCTGCACCATACGCCAGGGTATTGCGATGGGGTCGCCGTCGGCCATCGAGCTCAGGGCGCGCGACGATGCGCCAGGCTGCTGGCTGAGCGGCGCGGTGCAATGGCAGGACTGA
- a CDS encoding Rap1a/Tai family immunity protein: protein MTQPARRTGPPRLLAALAFALAAGTAAAAPAQQPSPYRPITAQELYDGIMSGGLASWVKDPAQRTMLSTLMATSYILGIADTANGKQWCPASDLDMEAMPAPVLDYLGDLPEARRSEGAAGIVVEALAKAYPCKH from the coding sequence ATGACCCAGCCCGCACGCCGCACCGGCCCGCCCCGCCTGCTCGCCGCCCTGGCGTTCGCGCTGGCGGCAGGCACGGCGGCGGCCGCCCCTGCCCAGCAGCCTTCTCCGTACCGCCCGATCACCGCCCAGGAACTCTACGACGGCATCATGAGCGGCGGCCTGGCATCCTGGGTAAAAGACCCCGCGCAGCGCACCATGCTGTCCACCCTGATGGCGACCTCGTACATACTCGGCATCGCCGACACCGCCAACGGCAAGCAATGGTGCCCGGCTTCAGACCTGGACATGGAAGCCATGCCGGCGCCGGTGCTCGACTACCTGGGCGATCTTCCCGAAGCGCGCCGCTCGGAAGGCGCCGCGGGCATCGTGGTCGAGGCCCTGGCCAAGGCATATCCCTGCAAGCACTGA
- a CDS encoding WG repeat-containing protein, with translation MKMHFAMLAAALLAAAALPARAQDYGRHGHALVQDSKGWVYIDRDRRPVLRPYIFDNGPDYFEEGLARFVDKGKMGFFDEALNIVIPAKYDFAFPFRKGVARAGTDCRTFQHGEHSSVQCKTWEYLRKPAK, from the coding sequence ATGAAGATGCACTTTGCGATGCTTGCCGCCGCGCTGCTGGCCGCGGCGGCCTTGCCGGCCCGCGCCCAGGACTACGGCCGCCACGGCCACGCCCTGGTCCAGGACAGCAAGGGCTGGGTGTATATCGACCGCGACCGGCGCCCCGTGCTGCGGCCTTACATCTTCGACAACGGCCCGGACTACTTCGAGGAGGGCCTGGCCCGGTTCGTCGACAAGGGGAAGATGGGCTTTTTTGACGAAGCCTTGAACATCGTGATCCCCGCGAAGTACGACTTCGCCTTTCCGTTCCGGAAGGGCGTGGCCAGGGCCGGCACCGATTGCCGCACGTTCCAGCATGGCGAGCATTCGTCGGTGCAGTGCAAGACCTGGGAATACCTGCGCAAGCCCGCCAAGTAG
- a CDS encoding aldehyde dehydrogenase family protein, with the protein MNIYDHFYADGRFISVAEGRRHVVVNPASETACAEVALCGRGDVDAAIKSARRGFEAWRHSRLDEREAALRRLKAALEPRADEIAALLAVEMGCPVWLGGLMQMSMPLKGLDFAIEGLSQITWEERVGNGLVERVPGGVVAAITPWNFPVHQIVAKVAAAVAAGCSIVVKPSEVAPGAAWAFMQAVHEAGLAAGVVNLVWGDADVGEYLVTHAGVDRISFTGSTAVGQRIMASAAARLTPVTLELGGKSAAVLLDDADLAAAIPAAARMGLANSGQACVSQSLLLVPRPLRDEAIARFQQAAAGWVLGDPLDPATRLGPVATAAQHAHVNAMIARAQEQGAMCVMGGPTGLSRGYFVAPTLFSNVSPDMEIARREVFGPVVALMTYENEHEAADLANASGYGLSGAVWSGDPARAVSFARRLKTGQVVINGAAQNLATPFGGWGLSGFGRENGRFGIEDMLSFRSLHGAA; encoded by the coding sequence ATGAACATCTATGACCACTTTTATGCGGACGGCCGGTTCATTTCGGTAGCGGAGGGGCGCCGCCATGTCGTGGTGAACCCCGCCAGCGAAACCGCGTGCGCCGAGGTGGCGTTGTGTGGCCGGGGCGACGTGGACGCCGCGATCAAGAGCGCGCGGCGCGGCTTCGAGGCATGGCGGCATAGCCGCCTGGATGAGCGCGAGGCGGCGCTGCGGCGGCTGAAGGCCGCCCTGGAGCCGCGCGCGGACGAGATCGCGGCATTGCTGGCCGTCGAGATGGGCTGTCCGGTGTGGCTGGGTGGGCTGATGCAGATGTCGATGCCCTTGAAGGGCCTCGACTTCGCCATCGAAGGCCTGTCGCAAATAACGTGGGAAGAACGCGTCGGCAACGGGCTGGTGGAGCGTGTGCCCGGCGGCGTCGTGGCGGCCATCACGCCATGGAATTTTCCGGTGCACCAGATCGTGGCCAAGGTCGCCGCCGCCGTGGCGGCGGGCTGCAGCATCGTGGTCAAGCCCAGCGAGGTGGCGCCGGGCGCCGCATGGGCGTTCATGCAGGCCGTGCACGAAGCCGGGCTTGCCGCGGGCGTGGTGAACCTGGTGTGGGGCGATGCCGATGTGGGTGAATACCTGGTGACGCATGCCGGCGTGGACCGGATCAGTTTCACCGGTTCGACCGCGGTGGGCCAGCGCATCATGGCCAGCGCCGCTGCCAGGCTGACGCCCGTGACACTGGAACTGGGCGGCAAGTCGGCCGCGGTGCTGCTGGACGATGCCGACCTGGCGGCCGCGATTCCGGCGGCAGCGCGGATGGGGCTGGCCAACTCGGGCCAGGCCTGCGTCAGCCAGTCGCTGCTGCTGGTGCCCCGGCCATTGCGCGACGAAGCGATTGCGCGGTTCCAGCAGGCGGCCGCCGGCTGGGTGCTGGGCGATCCGCTGGACCCGGCCACGCGCCTGGGGCCGGTGGCGACCGCCGCGCAGCATGCGCACGTGAACGCGATGATCGCCCGCGCGCAAGAGCAGGGCGCCATGTGCGTGATGGGCGGGCCGACGGGTTTGTCCCGGGGCTATTTCGTGGCGCCGACCTTGTTCTCGAACGTCAGCCCGGACATGGAGATCGCCCGGCGCGAAGTGTTCGGCCCGGTGGTGGCGCTGATGACCTACGAAAACGAGCACGAGGCCGCGGACCTGGCCAACGCGTCGGGCTATGGCCTGTCGGGGGCGGTGTGGTCGGGCGATCCGGCGCGGGCAGTGTCGTTCGCCCGCCGCCTGAAGACCGGCCAGGTGGTGATCAACGGCGCCGCGCAGAACCTGGCCACGCCTTTCGGCGGCTGGGGGTTGTCGGGCTTCGGCCGCGAGAATGGCAGGTTCGGCATCGAGGATATGTTGAGCTTCCGGTCGCTGCACGGGGCCGCGTGA
- a CDS encoding thiamine pyrophosphate-dependent enzyme, which produces MTNTGGQALAAGLIRNGIRDLFMIPGIQLDWAVDALRQRGAEIRLYVPRHEQTTTYMADGYYRASGEVGAAMVVPGPGALNAGAGLATAYASNSKVLFVTGQIHSAGVGRGLGLLHEIKDQTGFVAGLTKWNTFVHAPQQIGAAVDQAFAQLHTGRPRPVGMEIPHDYLSAALPGPDMPPESGADAEAAPAPVEDAVLDRAAAILNAARLPVIYAGGGVFQAGGCEALQALAERIGAPVVMSDNGRGALSDRHPLAMNSLAGRAVFQHADAVLVVGSRFIDALTPTASWPARPGLRFIHINIDAADLSPPRAPDVAIVADAATTLPRLAERLAPRSALPEADALRVKAWAQGQIDAIMPQSAYVSELRAAMPDDAIFVNELTQVGYLARIAFPVYGPRTYIGPGYQGTLGYGFPVALGAAVGGRGRRVVSITGDGGFGWNLQELATAQRYGLPVTLVVFNDGHYGNVRAIQKREFGAEVAVDLANPDFGTLARAFGVPFEQVGTPQALGAAVKASLAAQGPVMIEVRIGVVPSPWHLLRLQPMKGMTGPAAPVNPLGEARP; this is translated from the coding sequence ATGACTAATACGGGTGGCCAGGCATTGGCGGCCGGCTTGATTCGCAACGGAATCCGCGATCTGTTCATGATTCCGGGCATTCAGCTCGATTGGGCGGTCGACGCGCTGCGCCAGCGCGGCGCGGAAATCCGGCTGTATGTGCCGCGCCACGAGCAGACCACCACCTACATGGCGGACGGCTACTACCGCGCCAGCGGCGAGGTCGGCGCGGCCATGGTGGTGCCGGGGCCCGGTGCATTGAATGCGGGGGCGGGCCTGGCCACTGCGTATGCGTCGAATTCGAAGGTGCTGTTCGTTACCGGGCAGATCCATTCGGCGGGCGTCGGCCGGGGCCTGGGCCTGCTGCACGAGATAAAAGACCAGACCGGCTTCGTGGCGGGCCTGACCAAATGGAACACGTTCGTTCATGCGCCGCAGCAGATCGGCGCCGCGGTGGACCAGGCCTTCGCGCAGCTGCACACCGGCCGACCGCGCCCCGTCGGCATGGAGATTCCGCACGATTACCTGAGCGCGGCGCTGCCCGGCCCCGATATGCCACCGGAGAGCGGCGCCGATGCCGAAGCCGCGCCGGCGCCAGTAGAAGACGCCGTGCTGGACCGGGCCGCGGCGATTCTGAACGCGGCCCGCCTGCCGGTGATCTATGCGGGCGGCGGCGTTTTCCAGGCCGGCGGCTGCGAGGCGCTGCAGGCGCTGGCCGAGCGCATCGGCGCGCCGGTGGTCATGAGCGACAACGGCCGCGGCGCGCTCAGCGACCGCCATCCGCTGGCGATGAATTCATTGGCCGGCCGGGCCGTGTTCCAGCATGCCGACGCCGTGCTGGTGGTGGGCAGCCGCTTCATCGATGCCCTGACGCCCACGGCTTCCTGGCCGGCCAGGCCCGGACTGCGGTTCATTCATATCAACATCGACGCCGCCGACCTGTCGCCGCCCCGGGCGCCCGATGTGGCCATCGTGGCGGATGCCGCCACGACGCTGCCCCGGCTGGCCGAGCGGCTGGCGCCGCGCAGCGCGCTGCCCGAAGCGGACGCGCTGCGCGTGAAGGCCTGGGCGCAGGGCCAGATCGACGCGATCATGCCGCAGTCGGCCTATGTCAGCGAGTTGCGCGCGGCCATGCCGGACGACGCGATCTTCGTCAATGAACTGACGCAGGTGGGCTACCTGGCCCGCATCGCCTTTCCCGTGTACGGACCGCGCACCTACATCGGGCCGGGCTACCAGGGCACATTGGGCTACGGGTTCCCAGTGGCGCTGGGCGCCGCAGTCGGCGGGCGCGGGCGCCGCGTGGTGTCTATTACCGGCGACGGCGGCTTCGGCTGGAACCTGCAGGAACTGGCCACGGCCCAGCGCTATGGTCTGCCGGTGACGCTGGTGGTGTTCAACGACGGGCACTACGGCAATGTGCGCGCCATCCAGAAGCGCGAATTCGGCGCCGAGGTGGCAGTCGACCTGGCCAATCCCGATTTCGGCACGCTGGCGCGGGCCTTCGGCGTGCCGTTCGAGCAGGTCGGCACGCCGCAGGCGCTGGGCGCGGCGGTCAAGGCGTCGCTGGCGGCGCAAGGGCCGGTGATGATCGAAGTGCGGATCGGCGTGGTGCCCAGCCCCTGGCACCTGCTGCGCCTGCAGCCGATGAAAGGCATGACAGGCCCGGCGGCGCCGGTCAATCCCCTGGGCGAGGCCCGGCCATGA
- a CDS encoding Bug family tripartite tricarboxylate transporter substrate binding protein, with product MNITRFTAAALGLASLLGAHAAGAQPYPSKPITLIVPFAAGASADGIARVLAKDMSASLGQPVVVENKPGGGGAVGLMMVSHTKPDGYTLGMGATGAIAVNPHRPGASPLKPEQDLTPVAKLANIPLVMIAGKSTGYASLKDLIQKAKQHPAEPLIYGTPGQYTAQHLSGELVGEMAGIKMSAVPYRGSGPAVSDVLGGQIGLAVVDLTSAYPHVKAGALVALGVTSAQRTKVAPDLPTLAESGLPGYDAPAWMGLFGPAQLPPDIAGKIADAVRDALAKPAVQQQVIGLAAEPDYADAAQFAAFTHAESERWGKLLQSISAPRN from the coding sequence ATGAATATCACCCGTTTCACGGCCGCGGCGCTGGGCCTTGCGTCGCTGCTGGGCGCCCACGCGGCCGGCGCGCAGCCTTACCCTTCCAAGCCGATCACCCTGATCGTGCCGTTCGCCGCCGGCGCTTCGGCCGATGGCATCGCGCGCGTGCTGGCCAAGGACATGTCGGCATCGCTGGGCCAGCCGGTGGTGGTCGAGAACAAGCCAGGGGGCGGCGGCGCCGTGGGGCTGATGATGGTGTCCCACACCAAGCCCGACGGGTATACGCTGGGCATGGGCGCGACCGGCGCGATTGCGGTGAATCCGCATCGCCCCGGAGCTTCGCCGCTGAAACCCGAGCAGGACCTGACGCCGGTGGCGAAGCTGGCCAATATCCCGTTGGTGATGATCGCCGGCAAAAGCACGGGCTACGCCAGCTTGAAAGACTTGATCCAGAAGGCGAAGCAGCATCCGGCCGAGCCGCTGATCTACGGCACGCCCGGCCAGTACACGGCGCAGCACCTGTCGGGCGAGCTGGTAGGGGAAATGGCCGGCATCAAGATGAGCGCCGTGCCATATCGCGGCAGCGGCCCCGCCGTCAGCGACGTGCTGGGCGGCCAGATCGGCCTGGCGGTGGTGGACCTGACCTCGGCCTACCCGCATGTGAAGGCCGGGGCGCTGGTGGCGCTGGGCGTGACCAGCGCGCAGCGCACCAAGGTGGCCCCCGACCTGCCGACCCTTGCCGAATCCGGCTTGCCGGGCTACGACGCGCCCGCCTGGATGGGATTGTTCGGGCCTGCCCAGCTGCCGCCCGACATCGCCGGCAAGATCGCGGACGCGGTGCGCGATGCGCTGGCCAAGCCGGCCGTGCAGCAGCAGGTAATCGGCCTGGCCGCCGAGCCCGATTATGCGGACGCCGCGCAGTTCGCCGCGTTTACGCATGCCGAGTCGGAACGCTGGGGCAAGCTGCTGCAGTCGATATCGGCCCCGCGCAACTGA
- the hisC gene encoding histidinol-phosphate transaminase produces MSYTPNVPAHIAALKAYVPGLPIEDLARRLDMPPARIAKLASNENPLGPSPKAIRALAESAIDVSLYPDNDCTLLVEALSQALGVPRDWIVVGAGSESILGMAASAWLSPGRSAVYSAYSFQAFVNAVQRLGAQPLVAASPGFVVDLDALLAAVTPTTSVIYIANPGNPTGTRLPPADIAAFLARVPPSIAVVLDEAYREYLRPDEAGDSLAWVRAHPNLIVTRTFSKAYGLAGLRVGYAIAQPAVSAVLHRLRAPFSVTHPAQAAAVAALHDGDFLAETVRVNAAGRGQLCQGFDRLGLGYVPSSANFVLVQVGDGAALARRLEAHGLIVRPVAGYGLPAWLRISIGTQDNNARLLRALEQERAAGALQ; encoded by the coding sequence ATGTCTTACACCCCCAACGTGCCGGCGCACATCGCGGCGCTCAAGGCCTATGTTCCGGGCCTGCCCATAGAGGACCTGGCGCGGCGCCTGGACATGCCGCCCGCCCGCATCGCCAAGCTGGCATCGAACGAGAACCCGCTGGGGCCGAGCCCCAAGGCCATCCGGGCGCTGGCGGAGTCGGCCATCGATGTTTCGCTGTACCCCGACAACGATTGCACGCTGCTGGTAGAGGCATTGAGCCAGGCGCTGGGCGTGCCGCGCGACTGGATCGTGGTGGGCGCGGGCTCGGAGAGCATCCTGGGCATGGCGGCGTCGGCCTGGCTGTCGCCGGGCCGCTCTGCGGTGTATTCCGCCTATTCGTTCCAGGCCTTCGTGAATGCGGTGCAGCGCCTGGGCGCGCAGCCGCTGGTGGCAGCCTCGCCCGGTTTCGTGGTGGACCTGGATGCGCTGCTGGCGGCGGTAACGCCCACTACCAGCGTGATCTATATCGCGAACCCCGGCAATCCCACCGGCACCCGGCTGCCGCCGGCGGATATCGCCGCCTTCCTGGCGCGCGTGCCGCCCAGTATCGCCGTGGTGCTGGACGAGGCTTATCGCGAATACCTGCGGCCCGACGAAGCCGGCGATTCGCTGGCCTGGGTACGGGCCCATCCCAACCTGATCGTGACGCGCACGTTCTCGAAGGCGTACGGGCTGGCCGGCCTGCGCGTGGGCTACGCAATTGCGCAGCCGGCGGTCAGTGCCGTGCTGCATCGCCTGCGGGCCCCGTTTTCCGTGACGCACCCGGCGCAGGCCGCGGCAGTGGCCGCCCTGCATGACGGCGATTTCCTGGCCGAAACCGTGCGGGTGAATGCCGCGGGCCGCGGCCAGCTTTGCCAGGGGTTCGACAGGTTGGGGCTGGGGTATGTGCCGTCGTCGGCGAACTTTGTGCTGGTGCAGGTGGGCGACGGCGCAGCCCTGGCGCGCCGCCTGGAGGCGCACGGATTGATCGTGCGGCCCGTGGCGGGCTACGGGCTGCCGGCCTGGCTGCGCATATCGATCGGGACGCAGGACAACAATGCCCGGCTGCTGCGGGCACTGGAGCAGGAGAGGGCGGCAGGCGCCCTTCAATAA